The DNA segment TTATACGGCAAAGCGTCATGTTGAGCCCTTCATGATAAGTAAAACTGAGATTACTTATAAATTCTGGTATGAAGTCCGTATTTGGGCTGAACATCACGGATATTTTTTTCAGAATCCGGGACAGGCAGGTTCTGAAGGTTTAAGGGGCAAAATCCCGGGACAGTCAAATATGTATCAGCCGGTAACCATGATAAACTGGTATGATGCCGTTGTATGGTGCAATGCGCTGTCAGAAAAAGAAGGTCTGGTACCCTGCTATGTTTTTTCTGCATCAGATGATGAAGAGATTGTTTTAAGGGATTCCGGTGATACTGCAAGCATAGATTTGTGCTCCTGCAGATGGAATGCTGACGGGTACAGGCTTCCTTCAGAAAGCGAGTGGGAATATGCTGCCAGACGTACAAAAGACGGTTTTGCAGACGGAAGTCTTGTAAGCGGCGGAGATGAAGATGCAGTATGGTCATACCTTAATGCTGCTGAAAGTCATATTGTAGGAACAGGTGGAACTCCTTTTGCAAAAGACGCTCCTCCAATGCCTGGAAGCGGTATTGCAAATGACGCCGGTATTTTTGACATGAGCGGAAATATGATTGAATTCTGCTGGGACTGGTTTGAAGATTATCCTGAATCAAAAGAATATTCTGAATATTATGGTCCGGAACTGGGTTCTGAACGGGTTATGCGGGGCGGCAGCTGGAATGAATACACAATGTTCCTTGGAGCCGGAGACCGCTATTCCTTTGATCCTAACGAAGCATATAATTATTTTGGCCTGAGGGTTGCAAGAAGCCGTCAGCTTTCTTTTTAATGAATACGTCGAGTCAAGGCACGCTAACGCTTAAAGCCTTGACTTCGCCGTTTTGAGGGTTTGTACTACCCCCTCAATAAAAAAAGGAACCGGACTGCATTTACGGGTGTTCTGTGCAGCCGGTTCCTTATTTAAGGGGATGACTAATAAGTTTAAAAAGTGTCATTTTCGGTCAAAAAGTGTCATTTTCGGGCTTGATCCGAAAATCCCCCTGCATGAGATTGCCGCATCAAGTGCGGCAATGACAGGGTGTCGAGTGCGGCAATGACAGGGTGTCGAGTGCGGCAATGACAGGGTGTCGAGCACGACAATGACTCATACTTTTTGGACATTCCCTTTGGAGGAGCTTTTATACTATTATAAACTCATCAGCTGGCAGTTGGTTACAGACCATCTGCCTTCTTTTTTTTCTACTTCAAGAACTGCATATTTTCCGTCGGTAAGGGCGCCAGGGTTTACTATGGTTGTGCTCTCTGTTTTTGTAATGCCGGCACTTTCGTGAATATGACCTGTAATGACGGCAAGAGGTTTGTAATCATCGATAAATTTTCTGAGTAACGGAGAGCCGACGTGAACCTCCGGTGCAACTTTATCGCATTCAGTATCTTTTGGAGGATTGTGCATTATTGCAATAAGGTTGTTCCATTCAGCCTGGCCCTGCTCAATGATAATGTTAAAATCTGAAAGCAGTTCTTCGTCAGTACGTTCGTTTGCCGTTTCTCCCGTGAACTTACTTCCGCCTCCGCTTCCTGCAAAGCACAGCCCTTCATGGTTTACGAGAGTTTTCTGTACGCTGATGTCAGCAGCTTCTATGTCTCCGATAAACTCAGGATCATCACAGTTTCCGATTACGCTGAAAATTACGTCATGTTTTTTACAGAGTTTTTCAAGAGCCGGTTTTCCTGTTTCAGGGGCGCCGAATTTTGTAAAGTCTCCGGCAAAAAGAACAGCGTCTGCATTTTTGAACTGTTCATCCATTTTATCAAGAACATCAAGATTTCCGTGAAGGTCACTGATTACTAAAAATTTCATTTGTCTTATACCTCTGTCTGTTTGGATTTGTTGTCTATAAGTCTTTCATTGCTTCTTTCAATGCATCCATCTGCTCTTTTGTACCGATTGAAATGCGTACGAACTGCTCGATTCCGGGAGTAGAAAAGTGCCTGATGAGGATGCCTGCTTTTTTTACGGTCTGGTAAACTTTTTCTCCTTCAAGTCCGTCTTTTTTTGCAAATATGAAGTTTGTTGAAGAGTCGATTACAAACCAGCCTCTTTCTCTGAGGAATGCTGTCATTGATTCCCGCTCGGCCTTTACTTTTCTTGCATTTTCTCCATAGTATGCCCAGTCTTTGCAGGAAGCGATTCCGGCAGTCTGTGTTAAAAAATCCACCGGAAAGTGATTGAATGAATTCTTTACAGTAAATACAGCTTTTATGAGTTCAGGATTTGCAATTATAAATCCGAGTCTTTGTCCTGCAAAACTTAAGGATTTTGAGAACGTTCTGACTATAACCAGGTTCTTGAATTCAGCAAGAAGGGGAATGCAGCTTTCTTCTGCAAAGTCACAGTAGGCTTCATCAACGATAAAGGCCTTGTCTTTTGGAGCCCTGCGTATCATCTGTGCAACTTCATCCCGGCTGAGGGCTATTCCAGTAGGTGCGTTCGGGTTTGCAAATATTGTACAGCTGTCATTTGCATTTGCATCGGCAAGCATTTTTTCTGTATCAAGATGCCAGTCAGATTTTAAAGGCACTCTGTCCATGGGAATGTCATAGTAACCGCAGTATACCGGATAGAAACTGTAAGTGTGTTCCGGAAGAACTATCGGTCTGTCAGAATCAAAGAAAGTGTAAAAGACAAAACTTAAAACTTCATCGCTTCCGTTTCCGCAGAAAATCATGTCAGGAGTTACTTTAAAAGGAATTGAGGCACTGCTGTTAGAAAGAACTCCGCCGGATTCATTAAGCATCTGTGCAATTGCAGAACGAAGTTCATTTGCATCCGGATCAGGGTAGAGTCCTATTTTTTCAGGATGAGATGCAACAGCTTCTGTTACAGCTTCAGTTACTTTTCTGCTCGGTGGATATGGATTTTCATTGGCATTAAGCTTTATATAAACCCTGTCTTTTGGCTGTTCACCTGGAACATATGGATGTAAATTTTCTAGTCTTTTTGCAAGCATTTTTCTCTCCGCTGATTTATTTTATTGTGTTCACGGAATTGTGTAAATGAGGTTAATTGTAAATAAAATTGCATTTCATTAAAATGTATGACATGAAAACTTCACAGATTCCTTTTAGAACCCTGCGGGAAGCTCCTGCAGAAGCTATTATTGCAAGCCATCAGCTTATGATGAGAGCTGATTTGATTCGTAAACTTGGTAACGGACTTTATACTTATATGCCTCTTGGACTTAAAGCCTATCGTAAAGTAGAAGGTATTATAAAGGATGAACTTAATAAAAGCGGTGCCCTTGAATTTAAGCCGACCGTAATTGTTCCTGGAGAAATCTGGAAAGAAAGCGGCCGCTGGGAAACAATGGGTCCTCAGATGCTTAAGGCAAAGAACCGCGGTGATCAGGATATGGTTGTTTCTCCTACAGCAGAAGAAGCTTATACAGCAATCTGCCGTGCAGGTCTTACTTCTTACAAGCAGCTTCCGATCAACATGTATCAGATTAACACAAAGTACCGTGATGAAATCCGCCCTCGCTATGGTGTAATGCGCGGCCGCGAGTTTAACATGATGGACGGTTATACTCTCAATGCAAATGATGAATCTCTGGATGAAAGCTATCAGGGATATGCAAAAGCCTATCACAGAATCTTTAAGCGTCTTGGTCTTAAGGTAATTCCCGTAAAGGCTGATACGGGAGCAATGGGTGGAAGCGGCTCTGAAGAATTTATGGTAGAAAGTCCTGTCGGTGACGATACACTTATTCTCTGTCCTAAGTGCGGTTATGCTGCAAATGTAGAAAAGGCATCCTGCAGACCTGATCCTGCTCTTGATGACAGCGGAAAGCCACAGGCAAAAACAGACCTTCCTTTTGAAGAAGTTGCTACTCCGAATGTATTCAGCATTGAAGATATGGAAAAATTCTTCGGAACTACTTCAAAGCGTTTTGTTAAGGCTCTCATTTACCGCGTAATAAATTCTTCTCTTGATCTTACCGGAACTGCAGGTGCAGATAAGCTTAAGCGCGTAAAGGAAGGTGATTTTGAATTCTATCCTGTAAGTTATGTATGCGTACTTATCCGCGGAGACCTTGATGTAAATGAAGCAAAACTTGCAGGGCTTCTTAAAGCAAGTGAAGTATGTCTTGCTGATGATGAAGAAGTTGTTGCAATGAGCGGTGCACCTCATGGTTTTGTTGGTCCTGTAAAGCTTAACTGTCCGATTGTTCAGGATTTAAGCGTAAACGACATGCACGATGCTTTTGCCGGAGCCGGAAAAGAAGGCTTCCATATTAAGCATGTTGAACCTGGCCGTGATTTTACTGCATGGAAAAACGCAGACGTACGTACTGTAAAATCAGGTGATAAATGCTGCTGCGAAGGCTGTGACGGTGAATATTATACAACAAAAGGAAATGAACTTGGTCACATCTTCAAGCTTGGTAAAAAATATACTCAGAGCATGGGCGTTACTTATCTTGATGAAAATGGAAAAGCTGCCGTTCCTACAATGGGCTGCTATGGAATCGGTGTAGACCGCGTTCTTGCTTCCATTATCGAAAGCTTCCATGATGATAAGGGAATTCAGTGGCCGATGAGTGTTGCTCCGTTCCAGGTTGCCATCGTTCCTATTAAGTATAAGGATGCAATGAAAGATGCGGCAGATAAGCTTTATGATGAACTTACTGCTGCCGGAATTGAAGTTCTTCTTGATGATCGTGACGAACGTCCTGGCGTAAAGTTTAATGACATGGATCTTTTGGGATTCCCGGTACGTATTACTGTAGGAGATAAGAATCTTCCTAATGTAGAAGTAAAAATCCGTAACCAGGCAGAAGCTTCTCTTGTTCCTCTTACAGAAGCAGGAGCAAAAGTTGCAGATATTGTCCGCAGTGCTCTTGCGGAACTTAATGCTGTCTGATAAATAAAACCTGAAGCCGGATGGTATTGTAAAACTGTCCGGCTGTTTTTTTAGGAGCTGTGATTGTGATGAATGTAAAAAAGTGCCTGACTGCAGCAGTTATGATTGCTGCCGGAACTCTTGGTTTTTCACTGCCGGGGGTTGTTTCTCCCATACCTGATACCAGCGGTGAATATGTTTTTTATGAAGATAAAACTTTTAACAGGGAAAGCATT comes from the Treponema rectale genome and includes:
- a CDS encoding proline--tRNA ligase, whose protein sequence is MKTSQIPFRTLREAPAEAIIASHQLMMRADLIRKLGNGLYTYMPLGLKAYRKVEGIIKDELNKSGALEFKPTVIVPGEIWKESGRWETMGPQMLKAKNRGDQDMVVSPTAEEAYTAICRAGLTSYKQLPINMYQINTKYRDEIRPRYGVMRGREFNMMDGYTLNANDESLDESYQGYAKAYHRIFKRLGLKVIPVKADTGAMGGSGSEEFMVESPVGDDTLILCPKCGYAANVEKASCRPDPALDDSGKPQAKTDLPFEEVATPNVFSIEDMEKFFGTTSKRFVKALIYRVINSSLDLTGTAGADKLKRVKEGDFEFYPVSYVCVLIRGDLDVNEAKLAGLLKASEVCLADDEEVVAMSGAPHGFVGPVKLNCPIVQDLSVNDMHDAFAGAGKEGFHIKHVEPGRDFTAWKNADVRTVKSGDKCCCEGCDGEYYTTKGNELGHIFKLGKKYTQSMGVTYLDENGKAAVPTMGCYGIGVDRVLASIIESFHDDKGIQWPMSVAPFQVAIVPIKYKDAMKDAADKLYDELTAAGIEVLLDDRDERPGVKFNDMDLLGFPVRITVGDKNLPNVEVKIRNQAEASLVPLTEAGAKVADIVRSALAELNAV
- a CDS encoding metallophosphoesterase family protein — its product is MKFLVISDLHGNLDVLDKMDEQFKNADAVLFAGDFTKFGAPETGKPALEKLCKKHDVIFSVIGNCDDPEFIGDIEAADISVQKTLVNHEGLCFAGSGGGSKFTGETANERTDEELLSDFNIIIEQGQAEWNNLIAIMHNPPKDTECDKVAPEVHVGSPLLRKFIDDYKPLAVITGHIHESAGITKTESTTIVNPGALTDGKYAVLEVEKKEGRWSVTNCQLMSL
- the hisC gene encoding histidinol-phosphate transaminase, whose amino-acid sequence is MLAKRLENLHPYVPGEQPKDRVYIKLNANENPYPPSRKVTEAVTEAVASHPEKIGLYPDPDANELRSAIAQMLNESGGVLSNSSASIPFKVTPDMIFCGNGSDEVLSFVFYTFFDSDRPIVLPEHTYSFYPVYCGYYDIPMDRVPLKSDWHLDTEKMLADANANDSCTIFANPNAPTGIALSRDEVAQMIRRAPKDKAFIVDEAYCDFAEESCIPLLAEFKNLVIVRTFSKSLSFAGQRLGFIIANPELIKAVFTVKNSFNHFPVDFLTQTAGIASCKDWAYYGENARKVKAERESMTAFLRERGWFVIDSSTNFIFAKKDGLEGEKVYQTVKKAGILIRHFSTPGIEQFVRISIGTKEQMDALKEAMKDL
- a CDS encoding formylglycine-generating enzyme family protein, with protein sequence MKKCIFVLLALSCFSVFAETGFQDGQFVSLSGGDYIIGEGSQTYTAKRHVEPFMISKTEITYKFWYEVRIWAEHHGYFFQNPGQAGSEGLRGKIPGQSNMYQPVTMINWYDAVVWCNALSEKEGLVPCYVFSASDDEEIVLRDSGDTASIDLCSCRWNADGYRLPSESEWEYAARRTKDGFADGSLVSGGDEDAVWSYLNAAESHIVGTGGTPFAKDAPPMPGSGIANDAGIFDMSGNMIEFCWDWFEDYPESKEYSEYYGPELGSERVMRGGSWNEYTMFLGAGDRYSFDPNEAYNYFGLRVARSRQLSF